The Ahaetulla prasina isolate Xishuangbanna chromosome 5, ASM2864084v1, whole genome shotgun sequence genomic sequence TAGGATGTAATTTGCAGGCACACATTCTAGATATATTAGAAAGAAATCCCACATAATCAAAGTGCCCCAGATCAATTTTCCTAGGATTGCAATCCCTGGAAAATCTTACCATTTCTTGGGTTATTTAAAATGTATGCCTTAAGCATTAATAGGAGTTATAGTTATGTGTCATTCTGGGTAATGCTGAAAGAGATGCATCTAACCTTTAAATGATCCATTTGGGATTAAATGTGAGCACTCCCAAGAGCATTATTTCTTTTGATGCTTCAAGCTGTGCCATCCAGGCATCCAACTGCATCGTATTATGATGATCAAGATTGAACAGTGAATAGTTCAGCTGTGAGATGAGCTTATTTACTGAAACTATGTCTGCAACTGAaacctcttctcttctttataaATGTATGAAAATAATCATTCCTTCTTTTCAGATCCAAGAAGACTTACCGCAAGTGCTGGATTCGATTTCTGGTTGTCTCAAGTGGGCAGATGGTTTTCTCTTAGTCTACTCAATTACCGACCATCATAGCTACCAGTTCATTCGGCCACTTTTTCTACACCTCCAGAAGATTCGCCCCGACTCAAAAATCCCAGTCATCATTGTAGGGAACAAAGGGGATTTGATGCATTCCCGACAGGTTGCAGCAAATGATGGCTTACAGTTGGCCAATGAACTGGGTGTTGTGTTTCTGGAAGTCTCGACGAGTGATAATTATCAAGGTGTATGCGATGTCTTTCAATACCTTTGTAAAGAAGTTAGTAAACAGCACAGTTATGGCAGCCGAGACAAAAGAAGGTCATCCATCATCCCACGTCCCAAATCTCCAAATGTGCAAGACCTCAAGAGACGTTTTAAACAGGCTCTTTCATCCAAAGTGAAATAGACTTGAAATGACCTTTGCTCAAAACTGTTTTATTAATTACACCTTTATaagaagatttttatttttgtactgaTGCTATTGTTATCTATctagataaaaatataaaacgtCCTTGGAATTACTTTCATATGAAATTTTCTTCCTCCCCTACCTattggaacaaaataaaaaaaatgattgaaTTAAAGCTATATTTCTGTTCCATAGAGTTTTACTGTTTAAATAAGGGAAGGGAACTATTTATTTACCAGATTTATACCCCAACTTTTCTCCAGGAGCTCAAAGCACTCTCTTTCAATAATAACCAATAGGTCACTCAAACAGTTTccattaaaggagaatatttgtagctcaggtgtgAAATGAgttgttggtgctctctgaacttgttttcttgcagacgtttcattacctaaactacctagtttgggtaatgaaacgtctggaagaaaacaaacaagctgttgtgatctgccagcagcctgcggagctggcagtggagtcggacagtgagaagtctggggaggacaatgggtcagtcctggagtcgggAAGGACcaaacgagggctctgtgtcagaggcagaggggccagggccatttgggagcaATGCgcaactccggagcctccagaggtggacagcagggaggcagaggaacaggaggagcctgttcctagtgcatgcatgcgaagagctgccagaaggcaagagcagctaaagcaaaaaggacgactctggagtaagaccaggagatgattggcccctcccataaggtttaaaagagcagcaacggctcttgggttctttgtaggaaagcaatgttattacaattgtttcttgtctcctgtttctgaacttcatggggttcttgccaagaaaagcctttggcagggtgccaaagaagacaaaggtttgtgatgataaggccgaaggactttttatgaaggactttgttttggacttaatttggactaaactgagaatgaagtaattctcagctgttctaataaaatatgtttgtttagaactgattgtgtctggtaataattacttgggcctaggtcacaacacaagcGCCAAGAGTTTCCGTGATTgacagtgattaaaatttgggtctTCCTCTTTCTTTAATGCTTTAACTGCTACAATTATACAATTATAACTCATCAAATTCTGATAATTCCAAAATGTAGGATCTAACATTTCAGTTTCCTTGGATAGCCAATAGGATTAAATTATCTCCCTGTCTATAAGATACATTTATAACTTGTTTATTTTGATTGATTATATTTTAAGGTGGTTCCTCCCTACATAGAAAGAAATGGCAACATGCTTTGTGTTACAAAATGCTCTAAAAGGGCCACTGAATTCAACCTCCAGCTGATCTTGGGCGATTGTGAGAAAGCTAACCAAGATTGTACTTGCATAATAGCTGGACAGAAAATAACCAAGATAATCCAGGGCTGTGTATGAATCTGGGGAATTAATGGGATACTATAATAGTATTTCTTATCTTGTTGATTTAGCTAAATGACATTTCAAAGTGTTTTCTGGCTTCCAGCGTTTGTTCTTAAAAGGGAAAAAGTCTGGAATTGAGTAATGTGCATGAGTAATGATTTCTAGATTAAGTAATGATACTAGATTAAGACTCCAATTCATATGTGCACTTACTTGAGGCAAAGGCCAATGGACTTCCAAGATGAAATAAGGATTAAGTTCTTAGTCACTGACCTATGATGTGTGTTTTACAGATTATTCAATCAGCTGTACGGTATCTATCGGCTTCATTTATAGGGCAATTTTGTCATTTGTACAGTAGCTCAGGCTTCTCCAAACTAAAGGGAAAATTAAAAAGgttactttttattgtttttatgtgcCCCATGACAATGGAACTAACATCCAAACAAAGTCAGTGGACAGATGAGTATGCAAAATTTctagatataaatatattaccCAGGAATAAATTCCATGAATCAGTAGCATTTTTAGTAGATTTGTAGAGTATACTGAATATTACTCACATAGTTGCTGATTGCAACGCcttatcaaattctgcaagttcttatcaattactgcaagttcaagtcccaccaggcccaaggttgactcagccttccatcctttataaggtaggtaaaatgaggacccagattgttgggtgcaataagttgactttgtatataacatacaaatggataaagacttgcttaacacagtgtaagctgccctgagtcttcggagaagggcgggatataaatgcaaataaaaaaaaaaattcaggagaaAGCTGTacagttttattttgctttcgaACACCCCTGTTCATCCATCAGGTTCTCTAGATAGCCTTTGGAAAGACTTGATCCTTAAATTTAATCTTACCAGGAATATAAGAAGCTGTCTGGTGCTACCGGTAAATCATGCTTCTTTTTAACCATGATTTGATGGAGTCATTATTATAACTGAGTATGCGCCAAGCCATTGTTTCTAAACCACAGTGTTATAGATTGTCATTATCTGTTATCAGTGGTGAGATCCTCcgcggtttgccactggttcgctgcccatGCATGTGCAATGCGCGCCAAGTGCATGCTCTATGCACGCAAACACAATGTGCGCCAAATGCACGCTTTGCACGGAAAAAGgacgcttaacaaggtaagtagaacagcgagggagggaacagctgtgccgtgcgatttcctgctttctagtgaatataaatcgcgctgcacagctgattgtcagaaataccggtttgcatgaaccggtagcttttttttttttttttactaccagtttgcctgaaccagtgcaaaccggtaggatttcaccactgtattatTCAGTCAGTGAACTGTATGTGAATACTGAATCAGTCCATTTTCAACATCTGCTCTTGCAGCTAGTATCTATaatttccagatgtgttggaataCCTATTTTCCCTAGACAACTTGCTGCCTAGGATAATGGGAATTAATCTAATATAGCTGGTTTAGAAGACATCTAGGTAGACAATCTGGCTCCATATTTTGCTCAATTATATTAGAATCTTTAGGAGACATGGCTCAATTATTGCTGTTTGGAATTATGGAAATTATAGTCTAATATATTTGGATGCTGATGATGAGAACTTTAATTCAGCAACATCTGTAATGCCATAGTTGCCTACATTGGactatactaaaaagcagaatcTGTTCAAAGTATCAGATAGGAATGATTCTGTAGAGGGTGaataggctgagcctgagggcagGATCAAATGCATCATTAGTTTGGAGTTGCTATGCTTCCACAAGAGACCCACGTCCAACTCCCTATGAATTCCATTAACCCTTATTTAGTGCCAATTTGGTTTGACCATtaatagatcagattcttgtgtataaatTGCATATAATAAACTTATAGTGCTTTGAACTCAGCTTCTGTTCTAGGTTACTTGCTTCTGACAAATCCTAGGGTTTCTTTGACACTAGA encodes the following:
- the RASL11A gene encoding ras-like protein family member 11A isoform X1, with the translated sequence MRFSSIMSQNYLLAPIQECPSEFLVKEVKLAVLGTGGVGKSAMIVRFLTKRFIGDYEPNTGNLYSRLVHIEGDQMFLQIQDTPGCSEIQEDLPQVLDSISGCLKWADGFLLVYSITDHHSYQFIRPLFLHLQKIRPDSKIPVIIVGNKGDLMHSRQVAANDGLQLANELGVVFLEVSTSDNYQGVCDVFQYLCKEVSKQHSYGSRDKRRSSIIPRPKSPNVQDLKRRFKQALSSKVK
- the RASL11A gene encoding ras-like protein family member 11A isoform X2; the encoded protein is MRFSSIMSQNYLLAPIQECPSEFLVKEVKLAVLGTGGVGKSAMIVRFLTKRFIGDYEPNTGNLYSRLVHIEGDQMFLQIQDTPGCSEVQNNLKILLDSISGCLKWADGFLLVYSITDHHSYQFIRPLFLHLQKIRPDSKIPVIIVGNKGDLMHSRQVAANDGLQLANELGVVFLEVSTSDNYQGVCDVFQYLCKEVSKQHSYGSRDKRRSSIIPRPKSPNVQDLKRRFKQALSSKVK